A DNA window from Candidatus Binataceae bacterium contains the following coding sequences:
- the gpmI gene encoding 2,3-bisphosphoglycerate-independent phosphoglycerate mutase produces MSRPSVAALVIFDGWGLRAAPEANAILAAHTPVMERLWRTQAHTEIEASGEAVGLEAGVMGNSEVGHLTIGSGRVIYQDVMRISKAIATGAFFRNETILGAIHIAAQNHRTLHLWGLLSDGSVHSHIDHLLALLEMAAREGLRDIAVHAVLDGRDKPPRSALPFIDRVETKLREIGCGRIATVSGRYFAMDRDKRWERVERAWRALVLGEGTAVATARAAVEASYAQNKGDEFVEPVIVASRAPIEDGDQVLCYNFRADRARELTAALALHDFTGFSRPRVPQIGYVCMTEYDRGFRLPLAFGAEDVRNTLAEVFARAGVANLRIAETEKYAHVTYFLNGGVEQAFAGEERILIPSSKVATYDLEPAMRAAAIAERAATEIASGKFGVVVMNFANPDMVGHTGKLEETIKAVENSDAALGVVIEALARVAGVALITADHGNAEFMADPATGQPHTAHTTFPVPLILYDPSFKGGLRNHGGLADVAPTFLAMLGLEPPAEMTGRDLRDPAPR; encoded by the coding sequence GTGAGCCGTCCCTCCGTCGCCGCCCTGGTGATCTTCGACGGTTGGGGACTGCGCGCCGCGCCTGAGGCCAATGCGATCCTCGCCGCGCACACTCCCGTCATGGAGCGGTTGTGGCGCACGCAGGCGCACACCGAGATCGAGGCTTCGGGTGAGGCCGTTGGGCTAGAAGCGGGCGTCATGGGGAATTCCGAGGTCGGCCATCTGACGATCGGATCTGGCCGCGTCATCTACCAGGACGTGATGCGGATCAGCAAAGCGATCGCGACCGGCGCGTTCTTTCGCAACGAGACGATCCTTGGCGCGATTCACATCGCGGCACAGAATCACCGCACGCTGCATCTTTGGGGGCTGCTCTCCGACGGCAGCGTGCACAGCCATATCGATCATCTGCTGGCGCTGCTCGAGATGGCGGCAAGGGAAGGGCTCCGCGACATCGCGGTTCACGCAGTGCTCGATGGGCGGGACAAGCCGCCGCGGTCCGCGCTGCCGTTTATCGATCGCGTCGAGACGAAGTTGCGCGAAATCGGCTGCGGCCGGATCGCGACCGTCAGCGGCCGCTACTTTGCGATGGACCGCGACAAGCGCTGGGAGCGCGTCGAGCGCGCCTGGCGCGCGCTGGTGCTGGGTGAAGGCACGGCCGTTGCAACCGCTCGCGCCGCGGTCGAGGCGTCCTACGCACAAAACAAGGGTGACGAGTTCGTTGAGCCGGTGATCGTCGCGAGCCGGGCGCCAATCGAGGATGGCGATCAGGTGCTCTGCTACAACTTCCGCGCTGATCGCGCGCGCGAATTGACCGCGGCGCTGGCGCTCCACGATTTTACCGGGTTCAGCCGGCCGCGCGTCCCGCAAATCGGCTACGTCTGCATGACGGAATACGATCGCGGCTTCAGGCTGCCGCTGGCTTTCGGAGCGGAGGATGTGCGCAACACGCTGGCGGAGGTTTTCGCGCGCGCGGGCGTCGCCAATTTGCGCATCGCGGAGACCGAGAAATACGCGCACGTCACCTACTTCCTCAATGGCGGCGTCGAGCAGGCGTTCGCGGGTGAGGAACGGATTCTAATCCCGTCGTCGAAAGTCGCGACCTACGATTTGGAGCCCGCGATGCGCGCGGCGGCGATCGCCGAACGCGCCGCGACGGAGATCGCCTCGGGAAAATTCGGTGTGGTCGTCATGAACTTTGCTAATCCCGATATGGTCGGGCATACCGGCAAACTGGAAGAGACGATCAAGGCGGTCGAAAACTCAGATGCTGCGCTGGGTGTCGTGATCGAGGCGCTCGCGCGGGTTGCCGGCGTCGCGCTGATTACGGCCGATCACGGCAACGCGGAATTCATGGCCGACCCGGCGACCGGCCAGCCGCACACCGCGCATACGACATTTCCGGTTCCGCTCATCCTTTACGATCCATCATTCAAAGGTGGGCTGAGAAACCATGGAGGACTCGCCGACGTCGCACCAACCTTCCTTGCGATGCTGGGGCTCGAGCCTCCGGCGGAGATGACCGGGCGCGACCTGCGCGATCCGGCGCCGCGTTAA
- a CDS encoding glycerophosphodiester phosphodiesterase family protein, with protein MLNIAHRGASADFPENTLAAFAGAIAAGAGVCELDVHRTADGEIVVIHDDTLDRTSDGRGKVAELTFAQLRKFSAGGWFSTAFAAERIPLLREVLELVHGRCALNIELKAAGLTKQVCTMIRGARVEESTLVSSFDANALAEVRALAPEIRVGLLTSRMPARSLARALQLKAAAINPAFELASADFCARAHLHGLAIYPWTVDDPDVMRKLISAGVDGIMTNHPARLRAVMQS; from the coding sequence ATGTTGAACATAGCGCATCGCGGCGCCAGCGCGGATTTCCCCGAAAATACCTTGGCGGCGTTCGCGGGCGCGATCGCGGCGGGCGCCGGCGTGTGCGAACTGGACGTGCATCGCACCGCCGACGGCGAAATTGTCGTAATTCATGATGATACGCTTGATCGCACCAGCGACGGCCGCGGAAAGGTTGCGGAGCTGACGTTCGCCCAGTTAAGAAAATTCAGCGCGGGCGGATGGTTCTCCACGGCCTTTGCGGCTGAACGCATTCCGCTGCTGCGCGAGGTGCTTGAGCTGGTGCACGGGCGCTGCGCGCTGAATATTGAATTGAAGGCGGCGGGCTTAACTAAGCAGGTTTGCACGATGATCCGCGGGGCGCGCGTCGAGGAATCGACTCTGGTCTCGAGCTTCGACGCTAACGCGTTGGCTGAAGTGCGAGCGCTCGCCCCCGAGATTCGTGTCGGTTTGCTGACCAGCAGGATGCCCGCGCGATCGCTCGCGCGCGCGCTTCAGCTCAAGGCGGCGGCGATTAATCCCGCCTTCGAGTTGGCGAGCGCCGATTTCTGTGCCCGCGCGCATCTGCACGGACTCGCGATCTACCCGTGGACAGTGGATGATCCTGACGTGATGAGGAAACTGATCAGCGCCGGCGTCGACGGCATCATGACGAATCATCCCGCGCGCCTGCGCGCCGTGATGCAGTCGTGA
- a CDS encoding 50S ribosomal protein L11 methyltransferase translates to MIETPAALQDETAGILAGYGALGCEIRGFARGRRDGSSVRVVGYFTRLDAAALRRLSTMLSKAGMLTPGSRPAVMRVEDPGWATMWQKRFEPFPVGARLLVVPPWNRAGADERIAIVIRPGQAFGTGHHASTFGTLSLVEQVFDGGRCERALDVGTGSGILAIAMSKLGAKQVVAIDFDPIALDNARENAKLNDVETNLRLSVAPLSSIRGRFDIITANILSSVLIEMAPQLKARLRPGGHLILAGILAREADAVMKVYNTDLRRLRTRADGAWCALDYQG, encoded by the coding sequence ATGATCGAAACGCCGGCGGCGTTGCAGGACGAGACGGCCGGAATCCTCGCGGGCTATGGCGCCCTTGGATGTGAAATCCGGGGATTTGCGCGCGGGCGTCGCGACGGCTCATCGGTGCGGGTCGTCGGCTATTTCACCCGCCTCGACGCGGCTGCGCTGCGCCGGCTGTCGACGATGTTGAGCAAGGCCGGGATGCTGACGCCGGGTTCGAGGCCGGCCGTCATGCGCGTCGAAGATCCCGGCTGGGCGACGATGTGGCAGAAGCGCTTCGAGCCGTTTCCGGTGGGCGCGCGCCTGCTCGTCGTACCGCCGTGGAACCGCGCCGGCGCCGATGAGCGGATCGCGATTGTGATTCGGCCCGGCCAGGCCTTCGGCACTGGCCATCACGCGTCGACCTTTGGAACGCTATCCCTGGTGGAGCAGGTTTTCGACGGCGGACGCTGTGAACGGGCGCTCGACGTCGGCACGGGTTCTGGCATCCTGGCGATCGCGATGAGCAAACTCGGTGCGAAGCAGGTGGTCGCGATCGACTTCGATCCCATCGCGCTCGACAACGCCCGGGAAAACGCCAAACTCAATGACGTCGAGACGAATCTTCGTCTCAGCGTCGCGCCTCTGAGTTCGATTCGTGGACGCTTCGACATCATCACAGCCAACATCTTGAGCTCGGTGCTGATCGAGATGGCGCCGCAGCTCAAAGCGCGGCTCCGGCCGGGCGGTCACCTGATCCTCGCCGGCATCCTCGCGCGCGAAGCTGACGCCGTGATGAAGGTCTATAACACGGACCTCAGACGGCTGCGCACGCGCGCCGACGGCGCGTGGTGCGCCTTGGATTACCAGGGATGA
- a CDS encoding RsmE family RNA methyltransferase has product MSRPPRFAITRSMIASGAVRLAGPELHHLRDVMRLHAGADIALIDETNIEYVGRIERLEPHQAIIALSDSVPRAAPTTGELILAAGLIKGPRMDFLVEKAAELGASQLITLLCARSVVRGPGAQRVERWRRLATAAAKQSLAPQRMALAPPMTVAELVRAVPQETFAVVCVSDGPPLSAILRKAAPRGLLLACGAEGGFDPVELALMRDAGYCAASLGPNRLRAETAALVALSIAAAEIHERSGR; this is encoded by the coding sequence ATGAGCCGTCCGCCGCGTTTTGCGATCACCCGCAGCATGATCGCGTCGGGCGCCGTGCGGTTGGCCGGTCCCGAGTTGCATCATCTGCGCGACGTGATGCGGCTCCATGCGGGTGCGGACATCGCCTTGATCGATGAAACCAACATCGAATACGTCGGACGAATCGAACGCCTCGAACCTCATCAGGCGATCATCGCGCTCTCCGATTCGGTGCCGCGCGCCGCGCCCACGACCGGCGAGTTGATCCTTGCAGCCGGGTTGATCAAGGGGCCGCGGATGGACTTCCTCGTCGAGAAGGCGGCGGAGCTGGGCGCGTCGCAATTGATCACGCTGCTGTGCGCGCGCTCGGTGGTTCGCGGCCCGGGCGCGCAACGGGTCGAGCGCTGGCGGCGGCTGGCGACGGCCGCGGCCAAGCAATCGCTGGCGCCGCAGCGGATGGCGCTCGCGCCGCCGATGACGGTTGCAGAACTCGTTCGCGCCGTGCCACAAGAGACCTTTGCCGTGGTATGCGTAAGCGATGGGCCGCCGCTCAGTGCGATCCTCCGCAAGGCGGCGCCGCGCGGGCTACTGCTCGCATGCGGGGCGGAGGGCGGTTTCGATCCGGTGGAGTTGGCGCTGATGCGTGATGCAGGCTATTGCGCGGCGTCGCTGGGGCCGAACCGGCTGCGCGCGGAAACCGCGGCGCTCGTCGCACTGAGTATCGCGGCGGCGGAAATCCACGAACGCTCCGGGAGATAA
- a CDS encoding C4-type zinc ribbon domain-containing protein — protein MREEITRLMSLQAIDRELHELEQSLSSVAGRVEQLRAESELHQAELSRLTEEEQKSSTTRRSLEKELAEGEARIRNKRMRLNQVRNDKEMQALTHEVEAQKETNQRLEAEALALMEGAERRSPRIAELTELVAAKRKELLAAEKEIAAQVEDLKVSISKQRVDRDLMARGMESSLLQRYEMIFSRRGGVAVTEAKGGTCQGCRMRLPPQLYNELQKHLQVNYCPNCQRILYFEA, from the coding sequence TTGCGTGAAGAAATAACCCGCCTCATGAGTTTGCAGGCGATCGACCGCGAATTGCACGAGCTCGAACAATCCCTCTCATCCGTTGCCGGCCGCGTCGAACAACTCCGAGCCGAATCCGAACTGCATCAGGCGGAACTCAGCCGCCTCACCGAAGAAGAACAGAAAAGCTCGACCACTCGGCGGTCGCTCGAAAAGGAGCTCGCGGAGGGTGAGGCGCGCATCCGCAACAAACGGATGCGGCTGAATCAGGTGCGCAACGACAAAGAGATGCAGGCCCTGACACACGAAGTCGAGGCCCAAAAGGAAACCAATCAGCGGCTCGAAGCTGAAGCGCTGGCGTTGATGGAAGGAGCCGAGCGCCGCTCCCCGCGGATCGCGGAGCTGACGGAGCTGGTCGCCGCTAAACGCAAGGAGCTGCTCGCCGCCGAAAAGGAAATCGCCGCCCAGGTCGAAGATCTGAAGGTCTCGATCAGCAAGCAGCGCGTCGATCGCGATCTGATGGCGCGCGGGATGGAGAGCAGCCTGCTGCAACGCTACGAGATGATTTTCAGCCGCCGCGGCGGGGTCGCGGTCACGGAAGCCAAAGGCGGCACGTGCCAAGGATGCCGGATGCGCCTGCCGCCGCAGTTGTACAACGAACTGCAGAAGCATCTGCAGGTGAACTACTGCCCGAACTGTCAGCGAATTCTGTATTTCGAAGCCTGA
- the eno gene encoding phosphopyruvate hydratase gives MVANEIETIRAREIIDSRGNPTIEVDVRLRGGALGRAAVPSGASTGLHEALELRDGDKSRYLGKGVLRAVTNVNDVIAPKLRGTDAANQAGLDSILIALDGTENKSKLGANAMLGVSLAAAHATANANGVALFRQLDPQAHLMPVPMMNVINGGRHADSSVDMQEFMIVPHGAANFAEAIRMGAEVFHALAAVLKQGGHSTNVGDEGGFAPNLRNNEEPIEAIMEAIVRAGYEPRTHVSIALDPASSEFFENGKYVFARSDKRARSATEMVGLYADLLERYPIVSIEDGLAEEDWEGWKLLTRELGARVQLVGDDLFVTNPKFLRRGIAEGAGNSILIKVNQIGTLTETLETIKIARAAGYSAVISHRSGETEDTTIADLAVATGAGQIKTGSMSRGERTAKYNRLLRIAEELGPRATWPGSSVFKAHSGAAR, from the coding sequence ATGGTGGCAAACGAGATCGAGACAATCCGCGCGCGCGAGATAATTGACTCGCGCGGAAACCCGACGATCGAAGTGGACGTGCGTCTGCGCGGCGGTGCGCTCGGCCGCGCGGCCGTGCCGTCGGGCGCTTCGACGGGCCTGCACGAGGCGCTCGAACTGCGCGACGGCGACAAAAGCCGCTACCTGGGTAAAGGCGTTTTGCGTGCGGTCACCAACGTCAACGACGTGATTGCGCCGAAGCTGCGCGGGACTGACGCTGCCAATCAAGCCGGACTCGACTCGATTCTGATTGCGCTCGACGGCACCGAAAACAAGTCCAAACTCGGCGCCAACGCGATGCTCGGAGTCTCGCTCGCGGCGGCGCACGCGACCGCCAATGCCAACGGCGTCGCGCTCTTTCGCCAGCTTGATCCGCAGGCTCATCTGATGCCGGTGCCGATGATGAACGTGATCAACGGTGGCCGCCATGCGGATTCGAGCGTCGATATGCAGGAATTCATGATCGTCCCGCATGGCGCGGCGAACTTCGCCGAGGCGATCCGGATGGGCGCCGAGGTCTTTCACGCGTTGGCGGCGGTGTTGAAGCAAGGCGGCCATTCGACCAACGTCGGCGACGAGGGCGGCTTCGCGCCCAACCTGCGCAATAACGAGGAGCCGATCGAGGCTATTATGGAAGCGATCGTGCGCGCCGGTTACGAGCCGCGCACGCACGTTTCGATCGCGTTGGACCCGGCTTCGAGCGAATTCTTCGAGAACGGCAAATACGTCTTTGCGCGCTCGGACAAGCGGGCGCGCTCGGCGACGGAGATGGTCGGCCTGTACGCAGACCTGCTCGAGCGCTATCCGATCGTGTCAATCGAAGATGGCCTCGCCGAGGAGGACTGGGAGGGCTGGAAACTGCTGACCCGCGAACTCGGCGCGCGCGTGCAACTGGTGGGCGACGATCTCTTTGTCACCAATCCGAAATTCCTGCGCCGCGGGATCGCCGAAGGCGCGGGCAACTCGATCCTGATCAAGGTCAATCAAATCGGCACGCTGACGGAGACGCTGGAGACGATCAAAATCGCGCGCGCAGCCGGCTATAGCGCGGTCATCTCTCATCGCTCGGGGGAGACCGAGGACACCACGATCGCCGACCTCGCCGTCGCCACCGGCGCGGGTCAGATCAAGACGGGCTCCATGAGCCGCGGGGAGCGCACCGCCAAGTACAACCGGCTGCTGCGGATCGCCGAGGAGCTGGGTCCGCGCGCGACCTGGCCGGGCAGCAGCGTTTTCAAGGCGCACAGCGGAGCTGCGCGGTGA
- the gshB gene encoding glutathione synthase, producing the protein MAYKFAFVMDPLDTVLPDKDTTFVFMLEALARGHEIFFLGLKDLYSRGHQGLARARRCEVMRSAPYHRLLDDGAEYPLEHFDAIFMRKDPPADANYLFATMLLSLADNRRTFVLNHPAGLREANEKLYALNFPGAIPPTLVTYEIPRLKRFMEEQGGEMIVKPLDGHGGEGVFHAHARDRNLNAILEAVTRFETRPIMAQRYIPEVRNGDKRLIVLDGQPLGGTLRVPRDDEHRGNIHVGGNCVKAPITARDREICRMLRPRLERDGLYFVGLDIIGDYLTEVNVTSPTGVQEVDRLDGVNLEAQVIDFVESRVAGLNR; encoded by the coding sequence GTGGCTTACAAGTTTGCCTTCGTGATGGATCCGCTCGATACCGTGCTGCCTGACAAGGACACGACCTTCGTCTTCATGCTCGAGGCGCTCGCGCGCGGCCACGAGATTTTTTTTCTCGGCCTGAAGGATCTCTACAGCCGCGGCCATCAGGGCTTGGCGCGCGCCCGCCGCTGCGAAGTGATGCGCTCGGCTCCATATCACCGCTTGCTCGACGATGGCGCGGAATATCCGCTCGAGCATTTTGATGCGATCTTCATGCGCAAGGATCCGCCGGCTGACGCCAACTATCTCTTCGCGACGATGTTGCTCAGCCTCGCCGACAACCGCCGCACATTCGTGCTCAATCATCCGGCGGGATTGCGCGAAGCCAACGAGAAGCTCTACGCGCTGAATTTTCCGGGCGCAATTCCGCCCACGCTCGTCACCTACGAAATTCCGCGCCTCAAGCGCTTCATGGAGGAACAGGGCGGTGAGATGATCGTCAAGCCGCTCGACGGTCACGGGGGCGAAGGCGTCTTCCACGCCCACGCCCGCGATCGCAACCTCAACGCGATCCTCGAAGCGGTCACCCGCTTCGAGACCCGTCCGATCATGGCTCAGCGCTATATTCCCGAGGTCCGCAACGGCGACAAACGCCTGATCGTACTCGACGGCCAACCCCTGGGCGGGACGTTGCGAGTGCCACGCGACGATGAGCATCGTGGCAATATCCACGTCGGCGGCAACTGCGTCAAAGCACCGATTACCGCTCGCGATCGCGAAATCTGCCGGATGCTGCGTCCGCGCTTGGAACGCGACGGGCTCTACTTCGTCGGGCTCGACATCATCGGCGACTATCTGACCGAAGTGAACGTCACGAGCCCGACCGGCGTGCAGGAGGTTGACCGCCTCGACGGGGTCAACCTCGAAGCGCAGGTCATCGATTTCGTGGAGTCCCGCGTCGCCGGCTTGAATCGATAG
- the dnaG gene encoding DNA primase, translated as MARYGQDKIEEVRTRADIVEVIGAHVRLRRAGRNHVGLCPFHNEKTPSFSVSAERGFFHCFGCGAGGTVFDFVMRVEALSFPEALQSLARRFGVALPQLDAGGAGPPVGEREALFSANQTAAEFYAHVLWKTPDGAPAREYIKSRAITVETAQAFMLGFAPARAANLAATLHKRGLTEAALKLGLIKRDERGALYDMFRARLMFPIRDAQGRALAFGGRVLDARLPKYINSPESPLYSKARMVYGLYEARQAIVKADRAIVVEGNIDAIALWQAGFKEIVASLGTALTADQLRLLSRYTRNLIACFDGDGAGRKASMRALEVFLEAGLLGRGAFVPPGYDPDTLVRERGAQAFGEVIDSAELLVDYFFREMSGKASGPESSPELHQNVLQSVGEKLRLISDEVQFNVLLRRAVSLVGFGTAEEQVLRNLAMRGRSSVPAPRAIIAEPLDRVAKAELGLIAIAHVYPELRAEIFSEQPFRHYRNKALADLLQFLLESMSEPPELGGVLTERLSQVQKEWIAKQEKDLDDIVAEAKKPVTAGQQPPTNEIFKEFFGGLYEKEGPSARARELALVRKILAGFLRILKESDPQELKKRATMRGVQ; from the coding sequence ATGGCGCGCTACGGCCAGGACAAGATCGAGGAGGTTCGCACCCGCGCGGACATCGTCGAGGTCATCGGCGCGCACGTGCGGCTGCGTCGCGCCGGCCGTAACCACGTCGGGCTGTGTCCGTTCCATAATGAAAAGACGCCGTCGTTCAGCGTCAGCGCCGAGCGCGGCTTCTTCCATTGTTTCGGTTGCGGCGCGGGCGGTACGGTTTTCGATTTCGTGATGCGGGTCGAGGCGCTGAGTTTCCCCGAGGCGCTGCAATCGCTCGCGCGGCGGTTTGGCGTCGCGCTGCCGCAGCTCGACGCCGGCGGCGCCGGCCCCCCGGTCGGCGAACGCGAAGCCTTGTTCAGCGCCAATCAGACCGCGGCGGAATTTTATGCGCACGTGCTCTGGAAAACTCCGGACGGTGCGCCGGCCCGTGAATACATCAAGTCGCGCGCCATTACGGTCGAGACCGCGCAAGCCTTTATGCTCGGCTTCGCGCCCGCTCGCGCCGCCAATCTGGCCGCGACCCTGCACAAGCGCGGGCTGACTGAGGCCGCGCTCAAGCTGGGCCTGATCAAGCGCGACGAGCGCGGCGCGCTTTACGATATGTTCCGCGCGCGGCTCATGTTCCCGATTCGCGACGCTCAAGGCCGCGCGCTCGCCTTCGGCGGCCGCGTGCTCGACGCCCGTTTGCCGAAGTACATCAATTCCCCCGAGTCTCCGCTCTATTCCAAAGCGCGGATGGTTTACGGGCTCTACGAGGCGCGGCAGGCGATCGTCAAGGCCGACCGCGCGATTGTTGTCGAAGGCAATATCGATGCGATCGCGCTCTGGCAGGCTGGCTTCAAGGAGATCGTCGCCAGCCTCGGGACCGCGTTGACGGCCGATCAGCTCCGCCTGCTGTCACGCTATACGCGTAATCTGATTGCCTGCTTCGACGGCGACGGCGCCGGCCGCAAGGCCTCCATGCGCGCGCTCGAAGTTTTTCTTGAGGCCGGACTGCTTGGGCGCGGGGCTTTCGTGCCGCCCGGTTATGATCCCGACACGCTCGTGCGCGAGCGCGGGGCGCAGGCCTTCGGCGAAGTGATCGATTCTGCCGAGCTGCTGGTTGACTATTTTTTCCGAGAAATGAGCGGTAAGGCGTCCGGGCCAGAAAGCTCGCCCGAATTGCATCAGAACGTACTTCAAAGTGTAGGGGAAAAGTTAAGACTTATCTCGGACGAGGTTCAGTTTAATGTGCTCCTGCGCAGGGCCGTTAGTCTCGTGGGTTTCGGCACCGCCGAGGAACAAGTCCTGCGAAACTTAGCAATGCGCGGGAGGTCGTCGGTGCCAGCGCCGAGAGCAATCATCGCAGAACCGCTCGATCGGGTCGCGAAGGCCGAACTGGGCCTCATCGCCATAGCCCATGTTTATCCGGAATTGCGCGCCGAAATTTTTTCCGAACAGCCTTTCAGACACTATAGGAATAAGGCGCTCGCTGATCTCCTTCAGTTTTTGCTCGAATCCATGTCTGAACCGCCGGAGTTGGGAGGCGTTCTAACAGAACGACTCTCTCAAGTTCAAAAGGAGTGGATCGCAAAGCAAGAAAAAGATCTAGACGACATCGTAGCGGAAGCAAAAAAACCAGTCACGGCTGGGCAGCAACCTCCTACCAACGAGATTTTTAAAGAATTTTTCGGCGGGCTCTATGAAAAAGAGGGACCAAGCGCGAGAGCCCGCGAATTAGCGCTGGTGCGTAAAATATTGGCTGGTTTCCTGAGAATCTTGAAGGAGTCTGACCCTCAGGAATTGAAGAAAAGGGCCACGATGCGCGGAGTCCAATAA
- a CDS encoding DUF1329 domain-containing protein, whose amino-acid sequence MRAERLALVIAIAVALGLPRFVYAQESPAAVPSWLPSGATEVPDESAPDSDAAAGAESAAVAAPAGSIPPGTVINSSNWSAYQQYMTVGEIGLWQGKWFWKMPADAQIKVAATTVYPLPTPFVEDSEKYGDQTRIEKQADGRWVLKNYVAGVPFPIPDDPNKGQKILTNLNYRIQPHLIAGFDDSGTPLTVCNMDRLADTFCWKLGYDVRQLAYNWEPGVPRTEAESGGAWLGEWIDVDEPEQYRYATDLVLLYQDNLRIEDNFLFVPSLRRSLRLSDAAHCSKIFTFADYTHDDIRGGWNGGIADFDSTFVKRMQLLALVQMNTDDGAFPDHYDMPLGWAKPSWGDWELRDTWVIDVRPRAAISGRYCYGKRVLYIDTNTYAPLAQDLYDNQLNFAKIIVESLTPAMLPPYGMQSWAGGGMVQIWDVTTNHAAFGFTAGPNHRSWTVDAAVKPQYNNIKEYQNPGAIMNMMR is encoded by the coding sequence ATGAGAGCTGAGCGACTTGCGCTGGTGATCGCAATTGCCGTCGCGTTGGGATTGCCTCGATTCGTTTACGCGCAGGAGTCGCCGGCGGCGGTGCCCTCGTGGCTTCCGTCGGGGGCGACCGAGGTCCCCGACGAGAGCGCACCTGATAGCGACGCTGCTGCCGGTGCGGAATCCGCAGCCGTAGCGGCGCCCGCCGGCTCGATTCCGCCGGGCACGGTAATCAACTCGTCGAATTGGTCGGCCTATCAGCAGTACATGACGGTGGGCGAAATTGGTCTGTGGCAGGGCAAGTGGTTCTGGAAAATGCCCGCTGACGCGCAAATCAAGGTCGCCGCGACGACGGTCTATCCCCTGCCTACCCCGTTTGTCGAGGACTCGGAGAAATACGGCGATCAGACGCGTATCGAAAAGCAGGCTGACGGCCGCTGGGTCTTGAAGAATTACGTCGCCGGCGTGCCCTTTCCGATTCCTGACGATCCGAACAAGGGGCAGAAAATCCTGACCAATCTCAACTACCGCATTCAGCCGCATCTGATCGCGGGCTTCGACGATTCCGGCACGCCGCTGACCGTCTGCAACATGGACCGGCTGGCCGATACGTTCTGCTGGAAACTCGGCTACGACGTGCGCCAACTCGCTTACAATTGGGAACCGGGCGTGCCGCGCACGGAGGCAGAGTCGGGCGGGGCCTGGCTCGGCGAGTGGATCGACGTCGACGAGCCGGAGCAATATCGTTACGCCACCGATCTCGTCCTGCTGTATCAGGACAACCTGCGGATCGAGGATAATTTCCTCTTCGTGCCGTCACTGCGCCGCTCGCTGCGACTGTCGGACGCCGCGCATTGCTCGAAGATCTTCACCTTTGCCGATTACACGCACGACGACATCCGCGGTGGATGGAACGGCGGGATCGCCGACTTCGATTCGACGTTTGTCAAACGGATGCAGTTGCTCGCGCTCGTCCAGATGAATACCGATGACGGCGCTTTTCCCGACCACTACGACATGCCGCTCGGGTGGGCCAAGCCCTCATGGGGCGACTGGGAGTTGCGCGATACGTGGGTGATCGACGTGCGGCCGCGCGCCGCGATCAGCGGGCGCTATTGTTACGGCAAGCGGGTGCTGTATATCGACACAAACACCTACGCTCCGTTGGCCCAGGACCTCTACGACAATCAGCTCAATTTCGCCAAGATCATCGTCGAAAGTCTGACGCCCGCAATGCTCCCGCCCTATGGGATGCAGTCGTGGGCGGGCGGCGGGATGGTGCAAATCTGGGACGTGACGACGAATCACGCGGCGTTCGGCTTCACCGCCGGCCCCAACCATCGCAGCTGGACCGTCGATGCGGCGGTGAAGCCGCAGTACAACAATATCAAGGAGTATCAAAATCCGGGCGCAATCATGAACATGATGCGTTAG